Proteins encoded within one genomic window of Columba livia isolate bColLiv1 breed racing homer chromosome 1, bColLiv1.pat.W.v2, whole genome shotgun sequence:
- the SLITRK6 gene encoding SLIT and NTRK-like protein 6, with protein sequence MKLWIVILYSVVVASDSFQSQPSFSSVRGSCQSLCSCEEKDDTMIINCEERGIKMVSEINVPPSRPFHLNLLNNGLTTLHMNDFSGLVNAISLHLGFNNIADIEPGAFNGLSLLKQLHINHNSLETLKEDTFNGLENLEFLQADNNFITVIEASAFSKLNRLKVLILNDNAIEYLPPNVFRFVPLTHLDLRGNQLQTLPYVGFLEHIGRILDLQLEDNKWACNCDLLQLKIWLENMPPQSIIGDIVCNSPPVIKGSILSRLKKETLCPTHPVNELEDPSGSLPLVVTTSVSDSHLSTRVFPILKAPTKEPSLVLHTSKPTTQFPGIYCPIPCHCTSHMLSGVLMHCQERNIESLSDLGPPPPNPKKLILAGNIIQTLLKSDLVDYDSLEMLHLGNNRIEILEEGSFMNLTRLQKLYLNGNHLTKLSQSLFLGLQHLEYLYLEYNAIKEVLPGTFNAMPKLKVLYLNNNLLQTLPAHIFSGVPLARLNLKTNQFAHLPVSNVLDELDMLVQIELEDNPWDCTCDSVGLQKWIQKLSKNTMMGDIFCKSPGHLAKKELKSLNSEVLCPGLINSPALPTHASFVVVTTSPTTTNTADSILRSLTDVVPLSVLILGLLIVFITIVFCAAGIVVLVLHRRRRCKKKQADEQMRDSSPVHLQYSMYGHKTTHHTTERPAATLYEQHMVTPMVQVYRSPSFSPKHTEQLEEGSEKEADSKHLRRSLLERENSSPLTGPNVKYKATNQSAEFLSFQDASCLYRNILEKERELQQLGITEYLRKNIVQLQPDVEVHYPGTHEELKLMETLMYSRPRKVFLEQTKNEYFELKANLHAEPDYLEVLEQQT encoded by the coding sequence ATGAAGCTCTGGATTGTTATTCTATACTCAGTTGTGGTTGCATCTGATTCTTTCCAGTCAcagccttctttttcttcagtcagAGGATCTTGTCAGAGTTTGTGTTCCTGTGAAGAAAAGGATGATACCATGATTATAAACTGTGAAGAAAGAGGCATCAAGATGGTATCAGAAATAAATGTCCCACCATCACGGCCTTTCCATCTTAATCTCTTGAACAATGGCCTGACTACGTTACACATGAATGATTTCTCTGGCCTTGTTAATGCTATCTCTCTACATCTGGGTTTTAATAATATTGCAGATATTGAGCCTGGGGCTTTCAATGGTCTCAGCCTTCTTAAGCAACTTCATATAAATCACAATTCTTTAGAAACACTTAAAGAAGATACATTTAATGGATTGGAAAATTTAGAGTTTCTTCAAGCAGACAACAATTTCATCACAGTGATTGAAGCAAGTGCCTTTAGCAAGCTCAACAGGCTTAAAGTGCTTATTTTGAATGATAATGCCATTGAGTATCTTCCTCCAAACGTATTTCGTTTTGTCCCATTGACCCATTTAGATCTTCGGGGAAACCAGTTACAGACTCTTCCCTATGTTGGCTTTTTGGAACACATTGGTAGAATACTAGACCTTCAGTTGGAAGACAACAAATGGGCCTGTAACTGTGATTTGTTGCAGCTGAAGATATGGCTAGAAAACATGCCTCCTCAGTCAATAATAGGTGATATTGTATGCAATAGTCCTCCAGTTATCAAAGGCAGTATCTTAAGCCGgttgaaaaaagaaacactttgtCCCACTCATCCTGTCAATGAACTTGAAGATCCTTCAGGGTCACTGCCCTTGGTTGTAACCACCTCTGTCAGTGATAGTCACCTATCAACTAGGGTGTTTCCTATCCTGAAAGCTCCTACTAAAGAACCAAGTTTAGTGCTTCATACTTCAAAGCCTACTACTCAGTTTCCAGGAATCTATTGTCCCATCCCCTGTCACTGCACCAGCCATATGCTCTCAGGAGTTCTCATGCACTGCCAGGAGCGAAATATTGAAAGCTTGTCTGATTTAGGACCCCCTCCTCCAAATCCTAAAAAGCTTATTCTAGCTGGGAACATTATTCAGACATTACTGAAATCAGATCTTGTGGACTATGACAGCCTGGAAATGCTTCACCTGGGAAACAATCGCATTGAAATCCTTGAGGAAGGATCCTTTATGAATCTGACTAGACTGCAGAAATTATATCTCAATGGCAATCATCTTACAAAGTTAAGTCAGAGTCTTTTTCTTGGCCTTCAGCACCTTGAATACTTGTACCTTGAATATAATGCCATCAAAGAAGTTTTGCCGGGGACATTTAATGCAATGCCAAAACTTAAAGTCCTCTACTTAAATAACAACCTTCTGCAGACTTTGCCAGCCCATATCTTTTCAGGTGTTCCACTTGCCAGATtaaatctgaaaacaaaccaattTGCTCACTTGCCTGTGAGCAATGTCTTGGATGAACTGGACATGCTGGTACAAATTGAACTTGAAGACAACCCCTGGGACTGTACCTGTGATTCAGTTGGGTTGCAAAAATGGATACAAAAACTGAGTAAGAACACAATGATGGGTGATATTTTTTGTAAATCTCCAGGACACCTGGcaaaaaaagaactgaaatcCCTGAACAGTGAAGTCTTGTGTCCAGGTTTAATAAACAGCCCTGCCCTACCAACTCATGCCAGTTTTGTAGTAGTGACAACTTCTCCTACTACTACCAACACTGCAGACTCTATCCTGCGGTCTCTTACAGATGTTGTCCCACTTTCTGTTCTAATATTAGGACTTCTAATTGTGTTTATAACTATTGTATTTTGTGCAGCAGGAATAGTTGTTCTTGTTCTTCATCGGCGACGAagatgtaaaaagaaacaagcagatGAACAAATGAGGGATAGTAGCCCAGTTCACCTTCAGTACAGCATGTATGGGCATAAGACAACACACCACACCACTGAGCGCCCAGCTGCAACTCTCTATGAGCAACATATGGTTACTCCCATGGTTCAGGTCTATCGCAGCCCATCCTTCAGCCCTAAGCACActgagcagctggaggagggaAGTGAGAAGGAAGCTGATTCCAAACATCTCCGCCGAAGTCTCCTGGAAAGAGAGAACAGTTCGCCTCTTACAGGTCCAAATGTCAAATATAAGGCTACAAATCAATCTGctgaatttttgtcttttcaggaTGCCAGCTGCTTGTACAGAAACATTcttgaaaaagagagagaactgCAGCAACTAGGGATCACAGAGTacctaagaaaaaatattgtccAGCTCCAACCTGATGTGGAAGTTCATTATCCTGGAACACATGAGGAGTTGAAGCTAATGGAAACACTCATGTACTCCAGGCCAAGAAAGGTTTTTCTAGAACAAactaaaaatgaatattttgaaCTCAAAGCTAATTTACATGCTGAGCCTGACTACTTGGAAGTCCTGGAGCAGCAAACATGA